One genomic segment of Methylocystis sp. SC2 includes these proteins:
- a CDS encoding undecaprenyl diphosphate synthase family protein: MPADALAADARSAKIYGPDFPDPDLIFGASRDQRLANFLLRQAADAEFYLLPFASPELTKRRLESASEDDARARRRVGSCQRLVAPVDQGRGHLGSLPTDRT; encoded by the coding sequence ATGCCGGCGGACGCTCTCGCTGCGGATGCAAGATCAGCAAAAATCTATGGACCGGATTTTCCAGATCCCGATCTGATCTTTGGAGCGTCGCGAGACCAGCGGCTTGCGAACTTTCTTCTCCGGCAGGCCGCCGACGCAGAATTCTATCTCCTGCCCTTCGCTTCGCCCGAATTGACCAAACGGCGCTTGGAAAGTGCGAGTGAGGATGACGCCCGCGCGCGCCGTCGCGTCGGGAGTTGCCAGCGGCTCGTCGCTCCTGTCGATCAAGGGCGTGGCCATCTGGGTTCGCTGCCCACTGACCGAACGTGA
- a CDS encoding tyrosine-protein phosphatase, which translates to MIDLHSHILPGIDDGAADVDIALEMARIAVANGVTVQACTPHIFPGVYDNSGPQIRLAVDEFQHCLDEHEIPLRLVTGADAHIVPNMVEGLRSGAILSLADTRYVLVEPPHHVAPPRIEYLFFELLSAGYVPILTHPERLTWIESRFETFVQLFHAGVWMQLTSGSVTGSFGKRPQYWSERMLKEGMVHILASDAHGARRRRPDLAEGRAAAAKWLGETEADQLVLIRPRAILENVAPCSVTPPGRAQHSNSGEPYNVESRTRGPRSRWTGARRDSGSGEKRRYGADRGFSGLLDRFFG; encoded by the coding sequence ATGATTGATCTCCATTCGCACATTTTGCCCGGAATTGACGACGGCGCCGCCGATGTCGACATTGCTCTCGAGATGGCGCGCATCGCCGTCGCCAATGGCGTCACCGTTCAGGCTTGCACTCCCCACATCTTTCCTGGCGTCTATGATAATTCCGGCCCGCAAATTCGATTGGCGGTCGACGAATTTCAGCACTGCCTGGATGAACATGAAATTCCTTTGCGCCTGGTGACCGGCGCCGACGCCCATATCGTTCCAAACATGGTTGAAGGATTGCGATCTGGCGCAATCCTATCGCTTGCTGACACGAGATATGTGCTCGTGGAGCCGCCGCATCACGTTGCGCCGCCACGTATTGAATATCTGTTCTTTGAACTCCTCAGTGCGGGCTACGTGCCAATTCTCACCCATCCTGAGAGATTGACGTGGATAGAAAGTCGTTTCGAGACATTCGTTCAGCTCTTCCACGCTGGCGTTTGGATGCAACTTACCTCCGGTTCAGTGACAGGCTCCTTCGGCAAGAGACCTCAATATTGGTCTGAACGAATGTTGAAGGAGGGGATGGTTCATATCCTGGCTTCGGACGCCCACGGAGCAAGGCGCCGTAGGCCTGACCTTGCCGAGGGACGCGCGGCGGCGGCGAAATGGCTGGGCGAGACAGAGGCGGATCAGCTTGTTCTTATTCGTCCGCGCGCAATTTTGGAGAATGTCGCTCCATGTAGCGTGACCCCTCCTGGCCGCGCACAGCATTCGAACTCGGGCGAGCCCTATAACGTAGAGAGCCGTACTCGCGGGCCGCGGTCCCGATGGACCGGGGCTCGGCGCGACAGCGGGTCGGGAGAAAAGCGCCGATACGGGGCGGATCGCGGTTTCTCAGGGTTGCTCGACCGCTTTTTTGGATAA
- the wecB gene encoding non-hydrolyzing UDP-N-acetylglucosamine 2-epimerase → MSSQPRLIDCIVGARPNFVKIAPIMKALARRSNFSTRLIHTGQHYDVAMNEVFFADLRIPKPDLNLEVGSGTSTAQTAQVMLKLEPVTASRRPDLLLVVGDVNSTLAAALVAAKLGVPLAHVEAGLRSNDLTMPEEINRIVTDRLSNLLFTTERAGNENLIEEGVSPEKIFFVGNVMIDSMLASLERAEPASGTLSELDPSSAIAADAANGFAFVTLHRPSNVDDPEKLAGLLKALSTISRDIPLVFPMHPRTKAVIQNAELGNLLQDSRVLVAPPLSYLRALGLMREAKFVITDSGGVQEETTALGVPCLTARENTERPITIDEGSNTLIGTCPDAIIAAANDVLRNGGKGGRIPALWDGKASERIADRIAAYLDARVATSGPLKEFSAVGNEA, encoded by the coding sequence ATGTCATCTCAACCGCGCCTGATTGATTGCATCGTTGGCGCACGTCCAAATTTCGTAAAGATTGCGCCGATCATGAAGGCGCTCGCGCGGAGAAGTAACTTTTCCACCCGCCTCATTCACACAGGCCAACATTACGACGTCGCGATGAACGAGGTGTTCTTCGCGGATCTGCGAATCCCAAAGCCCGACCTCAATCTGGAGGTTGGCTCAGGCACGAGCACCGCGCAGACGGCGCAGGTGATGCTCAAGCTCGAACCAGTGACGGCGTCGCGGCGTCCCGATCTGCTCCTCGTTGTCGGCGATGTTAATTCGACTCTTGCGGCGGCGCTCGTCGCGGCGAAGCTGGGCGTGCCGCTTGCGCACGTCGAAGCGGGCCTGCGCAGCAACGATCTGACAATGCCTGAGGAAATCAATCGCATCGTCACCGATCGCCTTTCTAATCTTCTGTTCACGACAGAGCGCGCCGGCAACGAAAATCTCATCGAGGAGGGCGTCTCCCCGGAAAAGATTTTCTTCGTGGGCAACGTCATGATCGACTCTATGCTCGCGTCGCTGGAGCGCGCCGAGCCGGCGAGCGGCACGCTGAGCGAACTTGATCCCTCGAGCGCCATTGCGGCGGACGCCGCTAACGGCTTCGCTTTCGTCACGCTACATCGACCCTCCAACGTGGACGACCCCGAAAAGCTCGCAGGGCTTCTCAAGGCGCTGTCGACGATCTCGCGCGACATCCCGCTGGTGTTCCCGATGCATCCGCGCACCAAGGCGGTGATCCAGAACGCCGAACTAGGAAATCTGTTGCAAGACTCTCGGGTGCTGGTCGCTCCGCCGTTGAGCTATTTGCGCGCGCTCGGGCTTATGCGCGAAGCAAAATTCGTCATTACCGACAGCGGCGGCGTTCAGGAAGAAACGACCGCGCTCGGGGTCCCCTGCCTGACGGCGCGAGAGAACACCGAACGGCCGATCACCATAGACGAAGGGTCCAACACGCTCATCGGCACCTGTCCCGACGCGATTATCGCCGCGGCGAACGACGTCTTGCGCAATGGCGGCAAAGGCGGCCGCATTCCGGCTTTATGGGACGGCAAGGCGTCTGAACGAATAGCCGACCGCATCGCGGCGTATCTTGACGCCCGCGTCGCGACGAGCGGGCCCTTGAAAGAGTTTTCAGCGGTTGGAAACGAGGCATGA
- a CDS encoding glycosyltransferase family 4 protein, whose amino-acid sequence MRIIFFSHYYPPEVNAPASRTSDHARIWARAGHDVTIVTCTPNHPDGEAYPGYANKLWQEETIDGVKVVRVWTFLAANEGFALRALNYASYMFSACQALLKLKRPDVIVSTSPQFFCGLAGLIAQAYWKRPWALEVRDLWPESIVTVGAMGKGKLIEALERIESLAYRRANKIISVTDSFVPHIAARGGANKVVVIKNGANLELFTPSNDDGGLRARLGLEGRFIGAYVGTLGMAHGLDTILQAAALLRDDPRIAFLLVGGGAEREQLERRKAEMALDNVVLLGQQPKDSMPRIWAATDVSLILLRRNDLFKKVLPSKMFEAMAMRRPIILGVEGEAQELLREAGAAISITPESAEELAAAMKKLADDRSLGEKLGASGCAFVNEHYNRTKLAAQYIEALEETAKAPACDTDVSCEKIEAGS is encoded by the coding sequence ATGCGGATCATCTTTTTCTCCCACTATTATCCCCCGGAGGTGAATGCTCCTGCTTCCCGCACGTCTGATCACGCGCGCATCTGGGCGCGCGCCGGCCATGACGTGACGATTGTGACCTGCACGCCTAATCACCCGGACGGCGAGGCCTACCCTGGCTATGCGAACAAACTCTGGCAGGAGGAAACGATTGACGGCGTCAAAGTCGTGCGAGTCTGGACCTTCCTCGCCGCGAATGAAGGCTTCGCGCTGCGCGCGCTCAACTATGCATCGTACATGTTCTCAGCATGCCAGGCATTGCTGAAACTCAAAAGGCCCGATGTGATCGTTTCGACCTCCCCACAATTTTTCTGCGGGCTCGCCGGGCTCATCGCGCAGGCCTATTGGAAGCGGCCCTGGGCGCTCGAAGTCCGCGACTTGTGGCCCGAAAGCATCGTCACGGTCGGCGCCATGGGCAAGGGTAAATTGATCGAGGCGCTGGAGCGTATTGAGTCGCTTGCGTATCGCAGGGCGAACAAAATCATCTCCGTCACCGATTCCTTCGTGCCGCACATCGCCGCGCGCGGCGGCGCGAACAAGGTCGTGGTGATAAAAAACGGGGCCAATTTAGAGCTGTTCACGCCTTCGAATGACGACGGAGGGCTGAGAGCGCGTCTGGGGCTCGAAGGTCGCTTCATCGGCGCTTATGTCGGAACCCTTGGCATGGCGCACGGGCTCGACACCATTTTGCAGGCCGCGGCGCTTCTACGCGACGATCCCCGCATCGCCTTCTTACTCGTTGGAGGCGGCGCCGAACGGGAACAACTGGAGCGACGCAAGGCGGAAATGGCTCTCGACAATGTCGTCCTGCTCGGGCAGCAACCCAAGGATTCGATGCCCCGCATTTGGGCCGCCACCGACGTCAGCCTGATCCTGCTGCGCCGTAACGATCTTTTCAAGAAAGTGCTGCCCTCAAAGATGTTCGAGGCCATGGCGATGCGCCGGCCCATCATTCTTGGCGTGGAAGGGGAGGCGCAAGAACTGCTTCGCGAAGCTGGCGCGGCGATTTCCATCACCCCCGAGAGCGCCGAAGAGCTTGCGGCGGCGATGAAGAAACTCGCCGACGACCGATCGCTCGGCGAAAAGCTCGGCGCATCCGGCTGCGCCTTCGTGAACGAACATTACAACAGAACCAAGCTCGCTGCGCAGTACATCGAGGCGCTTGAAGAGACGGCGAAGGCGCCAGCTTGCGACACAGATGTGTCGTGCGAAAAAATCGAAGCCGGCTCGTGA
- a CDS encoding heparinase II/III family protein: protein MRRVPEGRVFEFLGRRIYAGDIIDWRAGGEGSTHQLWRMNLHYMEYLEEVDDADFIDLVSQWFDANPPYRPHYWADSWNSYALSLRIVVWMQQFALRQERLGIEMRDRLLSSLAQQIRFLENNLETDIGGNHLVKNLKALILASTLFKGDEALRWRRRALRMLAEEISTQILPDGVHYERSPSYHCQVFADLLECRHALGNDPLEGALDAALDRMAQATADLAHPDGGVAQFNDAGLTMAYSPAECLAVYGSIFNRQPAARAHFEFPHAGYFGCRSGDNYFIADCGRIAPDDLPAHGHGDVLSFEWSIGGRRFIVDQGVFEYLAGERRRAARSAASHNTLCLAGADQADFFGAFRCGRRPNIDLRLWRPHAEGFVLEGSHDGYSHLPGRPIHLRRFEIGPGELDITDRISPSSVQGGAISFLLHPEVVATIENGRCVLECGGKQISFTSSLPATKEPAVWWPDMGTECATTRLVIKLPPGVEESQIRFAQDHQNLERGAAFSATALTAELQQEG, encoded by the coding sequence GTGCGGCGCGTCCCCGAGGGACGGGTTTTCGAGTTTCTCGGGCGTCGGATTTATGCGGGCGACATCATCGACTGGCGCGCCGGCGGAGAGGGTTCGACGCACCAGCTATGGCGGATGAACCTCCATTACATGGAATATCTTGAGGAGGTCGACGACGCGGATTTCATCGATTTGGTCAGCCAATGGTTCGACGCCAATCCGCCTTACCGACCGCATTACTGGGCCGATAGCTGGAACAGCTACGCACTGTCGTTACGCATTGTCGTCTGGATGCAGCAGTTCGCCTTGCGCCAAGAGCGGCTTGGCATTGAGATGCGCGACAGGCTTCTTTCGTCGCTCGCCCAGCAGATTCGGTTTCTCGAAAACAATCTCGAGACCGATATAGGCGGCAACCATCTCGTGAAGAATCTCAAGGCGCTCATTCTCGCTTCGACCCTGTTTAAGGGCGACGAGGCGCTGCGATGGCGCCGACGGGCGCTGCGGATGCTGGCGGAAGAGATTTCCACACAGATCTTGCCTGACGGCGTTCATTATGAGCGCTCGCCATCTTATCACTGCCAGGTGTTCGCCGATCTCCTCGAATGCCGGCACGCCTTGGGGAATGATCCGCTCGAGGGCGCGCTCGACGCGGCGCTCGACCGTATGGCGCAGGCGACGGCTGATCTTGCGCATCCCGATGGCGGCGTCGCGCAGTTTAATGACGCGGGATTGACGATGGCCTATTCGCCAGCCGAGTGTCTCGCCGTCTATGGCAGCATCTTCAACCGTCAGCCGGCCGCGCGCGCGCACTTTGAATTTCCGCACGCCGGCTATTTCGGATGTAGATCCGGCGATAATTATTTCATTGCGGATTGCGGGCGGATCGCGCCGGATGACTTGCCTGCGCATGGTCACGGCGACGTCCTGTCCTTCGAATGGTCTATCGGTGGTCGCCGGTTCATTGTCGACCAAGGCGTATTCGAATACCTGGCGGGAGAGCGCCGACGCGCGGCGCGAAGCGCGGCGAGCCACAATACGCTTTGCCTCGCCGGCGCGGATCAGGCGGATTTCTTTGGAGCATTCCGATGCGGGCGCAGGCCCAACATTGACCTGCGTCTTTGGCGACCTCACGCAGAGGGCTTCGTTCTCGAAGGATCGCATGATGGTTACAGTCATCTGCCGGGCCGGCCAATTCATCTGCGGCGTTTCGAGATCGGTCCGGGCGAACTTGACATCACAGATCGAATTTCGCCGAGCAGTGTGCAGGGCGGCGCGATCAGCTTTCTCCTCCACCCGGAGGTCGTTGCGACGATCGAAAACGGCCGTTGCGTTCTGGAGTGTGGCGGCAAGCAGATAAGTTTCACGTCGAGCTTGCCGGCGACCAAGGAGCCCGCGGTCTGGTGGCCGGACATGGGGACCGAGTGCGCAACAACCCGTCTGGTCATAAAATTGCCGCCGGGTGTGGAAGAGTCGCAAATTCGATTTGCGCAGGACCATCAAAATCTTGAGCGAGGTGCCGCATTTTCCGCCACGGCGCTGACCGCAGAATTGCAACAAGAGGGATAA
- a CDS encoding bi-domain-containing oxidoreductase: MKQVEQNYRSGELRVAEVPAPRAGAGQILVATRVSLISSGTEKQLMDLAKASLAGKAMARPDLVRRVARNVQRDGLRPTIEKVFAKLDTPIPLGYSLAGEVIEVGRNVTGFSVGDRVACAGAGFANHAEVNVVPKNLAVRIPEGVDDEDASFATLGAIAMQGVRLAETTLGERVVVMGLGLIGLISVQLLKACGCRVLGFDPMPERAALAQELGADVAVSSALTESVANFTRGYGADAVLLTASTKSNEPINVAAEISRLKGRVIVVGLVGMTLDREPFYKRELELKLSLSYGPGRHDPAYEISGHDYPLPYVRWTEQRNLESFLELIGAGRVTPKRLLTHRFTIANAESAYRVMEKGEPHLAMLLTYPEATPEGVTRLIQRAAPKKAKKDGSRVSFIGLGNYAKSVLLPAVRKAGGVTLSHVATSTGLSAGHAGEKFGFASIATDGDAIIASEDTDTVFIATRHDSHARLAADALMAGKHVFCEKPMAMNGDELAEVAAAAAAADTIFTVGFNRRFSPLLMKAKAALSPRAGPLVMLYRINAGAIPGDSWIQRDEGGGRIVGEICHFVDTLTYLCGALPEEVSAVAARDLADAVSILIKFADGSTGTIVYSSVGDPNVPKEYLEIFASGRVILLDDYRQLRVTANGKSTSTKGAQDKGQLALVDAFLKAARGGEDAPIPLRELVAVTETTFAIEEAIRTGSVIVIGTQ; this comes from the coding sequence ATGAAACAGGTTGAACAGAATTATCGTTCAGGGGAACTGCGCGTCGCCGAGGTGCCTGCGCCGCGCGCGGGCGCCGGCCAAATTTTGGTGGCGACCCGTGTGTCGCTGATCAGCTCCGGCACCGAGAAGCAGCTGATGGACCTTGCGAAAGCCTCGCTCGCCGGCAAGGCGATGGCGCGCCCTGATCTCGTGCGCCGAGTGGCGCGCAATGTTCAGCGCGACGGGCTGAGGCCGACGATCGAGAAGGTGTTCGCAAAACTCGATACGCCAATTCCGCTCGGATACAGTCTCGCTGGCGAAGTCATTGAAGTGGGCCGCAACGTCACCGGCTTTTCTGTCGGCGATCGCGTCGCCTGCGCCGGGGCGGGATTCGCGAATCACGCCGAGGTCAACGTCGTTCCCAAAAATCTTGCGGTGCGCATTCCAGAAGGCGTCGACGACGAGGACGCGAGTTTCGCGACCCTCGGGGCTATTGCGATGCAAGGCGTGCGCCTCGCCGAGACCACGCTCGGAGAACGCGTCGTCGTAATGGGCCTCGGCCTCATCGGCCTCATCTCCGTGCAGTTGCTCAAAGCCTGCGGATGCCGTGTCTTGGGTTTCGATCCGATGCCGGAGCGGGCCGCGCTTGCGCAAGAACTCGGCGCGGATGTCGCGGTGAGCTCCGCCCTGACGGAGAGCGTGGCGAACTTCACGCGCGGCTATGGCGCGGATGCTGTGTTGCTGACCGCCTCGACCAAATCCAACGAGCCAATCAATGTCGCGGCGGAGATCAGCCGCTTGAAGGGGCGAGTGATCGTTGTCGGTCTCGTTGGCATGACTCTCGATCGCGAGCCCTTCTACAAGCGGGAGCTCGAACTGAAGCTCTCATTGTCCTACGGTCCGGGACGCCACGATCCGGCCTATGAGATTTCGGGGCATGACTATCCTCTGCCTTACGTTCGCTGGACCGAGCAACGCAATCTTGAGTCGTTCCTCGAACTGATCGGCGCGGGCCGGGTGACGCCGAAGCGGCTCCTGACGCATCGCTTCACGATCGCCAACGCAGAATCCGCTTATAGAGTGATGGAGAAGGGCGAGCCGCATCTCGCCATGCTGCTGACGTACCCCGAGGCGACCCCAGAAGGCGTCACGCGGCTGATTCAACGCGCGGCGCCAAAGAAGGCGAAGAAGGACGGAAGTCGCGTGTCCTTCATAGGACTGGGGAATTACGCCAAGAGCGTCCTGCTTCCCGCCGTGCGCAAGGCGGGCGGGGTCACGCTGAGCCATGTGGCCACATCGACCGGACTGAGTGCGGGGCATGCAGGCGAGAAGTTTGGATTTGCGTCTATCGCGACGGACGGCGACGCGATTATCGCGTCCGAGGACACGGACACGGTTTTTATCGCGACGCGCCACGATTCCCACGCGAGACTCGCCGCCGATGCGTTGATGGCTGGCAAGCATGTGTTCTGCGAAAAGCCAATGGCGATGAATGGCGACGAATTGGCCGAGGTCGCCGCGGCGGCGGCGGCGGCGGACACAATTTTCACCGTCGGCTTCAACCGGCGCTTCTCGCCGCTCCTGATGAAGGCGAAAGCGGCGCTCAGTCCGCGCGCCGGGCCGCTGGTGATGCTTTACCGAATCAATGCCGGCGCCATTCCCGGCGACAGCTGGATCCAGCGAGACGAGGGTGGCGGCCGAATCGTTGGTGAAATATGTCACTTTGTCGATACGCTGACTTATCTTTGCGGCGCGCTCCCCGAGGAAGTGTCAGCGGTCGCGGCCCGTGATCTCGCGGATGCGGTTTCGATACTGATCAAATTCGCGGACGGATCGACGGGAACGATCGTCTATTCTTCCGTCGGCGATCCCAACGTGCCGAAGGAGTATCTCGAAATCTTCGCGTCCGGCCGCGTCATTTTGCTCGACGACTATCGTCAGCTGCGCGTCACCGCCAACGGGAAGTCGACCTCGACGAAGGGCGCGCAGGACAAAGGACAGCTGGCGCTCGTCGACGCTTTCCTTAAGGCCGCACGGGGCGGCGAGGACGCGCCAATCCCCCTTCGGGAGCTGGTCGCTGTGACCGAGACGACTTTCGCGATCGAGGAGGCGATCCGCACCGGATCCGTCATTGTCATCGGGACCCAATGA
- a CDS encoding glycosyltransferase family 2 protein: protein MKPGAAIEAVCDKTTDDRLSITAIVLAFNEEIHIRRCLERILPHVQRVVVVDSFSTDKTVEIARDLGAEVLQHPFKHQADQFQWALDTLDIQTDWVLKLDSDEYLEPSAQEWLRQKLVDVPADVTGLEFKRKVIFQGRFIRHGRYYQTVLLRLWRRGCGAIEQRWMDEHAILLHGRSTRVDAGDLVDDNLNDMTYWIDKHNRYATRAMVDFINREHPIFWKDERIKDTDSSAGKKRFLKNSLYARAPLYLRAFLFYAYRYIFRLGFLDGREGLVFHFMHGCWVFMLIDAKIDEARRFIRAHGIEAFKQHLVDRHRIQL, encoded by the coding sequence ATGAAGCCAGGGGCTGCGATCGAAGCTGTATGTGACAAGACGACGGACGATCGACTGTCGATCACCGCGATTGTCCTCGCATTCAACGAGGAGATCCATATTCGCCGTTGCCTCGAGCGAATTCTTCCGCACGTTCAGCGCGTCGTCGTCGTCGATAGCTTCTCCACTGACAAAACGGTCGAAATCGCGCGGGACTTGGGCGCTGAAGTCCTCCAACACCCGTTCAAGCATCAAGCCGATCAGTTTCAGTGGGCGCTCGATACGCTGGACATCCAGACCGACTGGGTGCTCAAGCTCGATTCAGACGAATATCTCGAGCCGAGCGCCCAGGAGTGGTTGCGGCAGAAGCTGGTGGACGTTCCTGCCGACGTTACGGGACTCGAGTTCAAGAGGAAGGTCATTTTCCAGGGACGATTCATCCGTCACGGTCGGTACTATCAAACCGTGCTCTTGCGTCTGTGGCGGCGCGGCTGCGGCGCCATCGAACAGCGCTGGATGGACGAACACGCCATTCTTCTTCATGGGCGGTCGACTAGGGTCGATGCTGGCGATCTCGTTGATGACAATCTCAACGATATGACCTACTGGATCGATAAACATAATCGCTACGCGACCCGCGCGATGGTCGACTTCATCAACCGTGAGCATCCCATATTCTGGAAGGATGAGCGGATCAAAGATACCGACTCATCCGCGGGCAAAAAGCGCTTCCTGAAGAATAGCCTCTACGCTCGCGCGCCCCTTTATCTTCGCGCCTTCCTCTTTTATGCGTATCGCTATATCTTCAGACTCGGCTTCCTCGACGGTCGTGAAGGTCTGGTCTTTCACTTCATGCACGGCTGCTGGGTCTTCATGCTGATCGACGCAAAGATCGACGAGGCGCGCCGTTTCATCCGTGCGCATGGGATCGAAGCGTTTAAGCAACATCTCGTCGACCGGCATCGAATACAACTTTGA
- a CDS encoding glycosyltransferase, giving the protein MQSASAGQKPVVLTLLGAYWPGNDAAGPNQSFKGLATALKEQFDFLVVARDRAFGADKTAASTGRWVDCGFARFCYCDVSPLTGAIALGEIMRSTPHDLVMMNGFFDREFTLPALAMRHFGHVPRKPTIVSARGEFGSGALGLKSLRKNMMLTLTRRAGLHRDVWLHATGPAEAADIARGYPHSKGVVVAPNVRVLGPLPPRPERARQGAELRLAFVGRISRVKNLDYAIRTLRDVRTPVTYDIFGPVQDADYWAECQKLIAALPAHVSVRLKGEAPNEEMTRILAGYDLFYLPTKGENFGHAILDALEAGTPVLISDQTPFRNLEAAQAGYDLPLEEPARFSAAIDAFGGKDPETQDKWRSAARAAAERTVQESDARSRNLAMLKAALRQIGD; this is encoded by the coding sequence ATGCAATCCGCGAGCGCAGGCCAGAAACCCGTCGTCCTGACGTTGCTCGGCGCCTATTGGCCGGGGAACGATGCGGCCGGTCCAAATCAAAGCTTCAAGGGCCTGGCGACCGCGTTGAAAGAGCAGTTCGACTTTCTCGTCGTCGCGCGCGACAGAGCCTTCGGCGCCGACAAGACGGCTGCTTCGACCGGGCGGTGGGTCGATTGCGGCTTTGCGCGCTTTTGCTATTGCGACGTTTCCCCGCTCACGGGCGCGATCGCGCTCGGCGAGATCATGCGTTCGACGCCTCATGACCTCGTCATGATGAACGGATTTTTCGACCGCGAGTTCACATTGCCCGCGCTCGCGATGCGGCATTTTGGACACGTGCCGCGCAAACCCACAATCGTTTCGGCGCGCGGTGAATTCGGATCAGGCGCCCTCGGCTTGAAATCGCTGCGGAAGAACATGATGCTGACGCTGACGCGCCGTGCCGGCCTGCATCGCGACGTCTGGCTGCACGCCACCGGGCCGGCCGAGGCCGCCGACATCGCGCGGGGCTATCCACACAGCAAGGGCGTGGTGGTAGCGCCGAACGTCCGGGTTCTCGGACCGCTCCCGCCGCGGCCTGAACGAGCAAGACAAGGAGCGGAACTGCGCCTCGCTTTCGTCGGACGAATCTCGCGCGTCAAGAATCTGGACTACGCCATCCGCACGCTGAGAGACGTGCGGACGCCGGTCACATACGACATTTTCGGGCCTGTGCAGGACGCCGACTACTGGGCGGAATGCCAGAAGCTGATCGCCGCATTACCGGCGCATGTTTCGGTGAGGCTGAAGGGCGAAGCGCCCAATGAGGAGATGACGCGCATCCTCGCCGGTTATGATCTCTTCTATCTCCCGACAAAGGGCGAGAATTTCGGACACGCAATCCTGGACGCGCTGGAGGCAGGCACGCCGGTGCTGATCTCCGACCAGACGCCGTTTCGCAATCTTGAGGCCGCGCAAGCCGGCTATGATCTGCCCCTCGAGGAACCGGCGCGCTTCTCCGCTGCAATTGACGCGTTCGGCGGCAAAGACCCGGAGACGCAAGACAAGTGGCGCAGCGCCGCCCGGGCCGCGGCGGAGCGGACGGTGCAAGAGAGCGACGCGCGCTCGCGGAATTTGGCCATGCTGAAAGCCGCCTTGAGGCAAATCGGAGATTAG
- a CDS encoding glycosyltransferase: protein MEMIRRTVDKTSGSCGESASLRILFEGALWSGSDSYAYVRALRRAGHSVTAIEAANFLPTGWRSKWLRGLRRILEPWLIAEYERALIDMARHLSPQLFIGFKANYVTPAAMHVIKDTGAVAINVYPDVSFMAQGPRLPKTLPLYDWVFTTKTFGLKDLESTLGVRNASFFPPAYDPEVHAPCELDAADRAHYQADVSFIGSWSPKKEMVMAALAQAMPDARIRIWGNTWDRASSESLRSAIEGRVVTGLEYAKCVRASRINLGLLSEQVQGASSGDLITHRTFAMPACGGFMLHERTAEITQYFEEGIDCALFSDNEDLVAKARYYLDHESERAFVAEAGRARALRSGYSVDARIQEVLSRFEIIAARKRRSSGVSESDNPFNRGTG from the coding sequence ATGGAAATGATACGCCGAACCGTGGACAAGACATCTGGGAGTTGCGGCGAATCCGCCTCTCTGCGCATTCTTTTTGAGGGTGCGCTTTGGAGTGGCAGCGACTCGTATGCGTATGTGCGGGCGTTGCGTCGGGCCGGACATTCCGTGACTGCCATCGAGGCGGCGAATTTTCTACCGACAGGATGGCGCTCCAAATGGCTGCGCGGCCTGCGCCGCATCCTGGAGCCTTGGCTCATTGCGGAATACGAGCGGGCGCTGATCGACATGGCCCGCCATCTGTCGCCGCAATTGTTCATCGGCTTCAAGGCCAATTACGTCACGCCCGCCGCGATGCATGTGATCAAAGATACGGGCGCGGTCGCGATCAATGTCTACCCGGATGTGAGCTTCATGGCGCAGGGTCCGCGGCTGCCGAAGACCCTGCCCTTATACGACTGGGTGTTCACGACGAAGACTTTCGGACTGAAGGATTTGGAGTCGACGCTCGGCGTCCGCAACGCCTCGTTTTTTCCACCGGCGTATGATCCAGAGGTTCATGCTCCCTGTGAGTTAGATGCGGCGGACCGCGCACATTACCAAGCCGATGTCTCGTTCATCGGAAGCTGGTCGCCGAAGAAGGAAATGGTGATGGCGGCCCTGGCGCAGGCCATGCCGGACGCTCGTATTCGTATCTGGGGCAACACATGGGATAGGGCTTCATCCGAGAGCCTTCGAAGCGCGATTGAAGGGCGCGTCGTGACTGGGCTCGAATACGCAAAATGCGTCCGCGCGTCACGCATCAATCTTGGGTTACTCAGTGAACAGGTGCAGGGGGCGTCGAGCGGAGATCTTATTACGCACCGGACCTTTGCAATGCCCGCCTGCGGAGGATTCATGCTCCACGAACGAACCGCTGAGATCACGCAATATTTCGAGGAGGGGATCGATTGCGCGCTATTCAGCGACAACGAAGACCTCGTCGCCAAAGCGCGGTATTACCTCGACCATGAATCTGAACGCGCCTTTGTGGCCGAAGCAGGCCGGGCTCGGGCGCTTCGCTCAGGATACTCCGTCGACGCACGCATTCAGGAGGTGCTCTCGCGGTTTGAAATCATCGCGGCCCGGAAGCGTCGCTCCTCAGGGGTTTCCGAATCTGACAACCCTTTCAACCGGGGAACAGGATGA